The Gossypium arboreum isolate Shixiya-1 unplaced genomic scaffold, ASM2569848v2 Contig00467, whole genome shotgun sequence DNA window TCTCTATTTCACCCTTATCCTCAAAAGCTTTACGTACTGTGAAATCAAATGAAAGCAGTGCAATAGTAGTAATATTAGGGATAGGGAATCTTGTAGTTTTCCTTTGACAAGAGAGGAAGAAAAGTATGATTAATATACCAAGACATGGGCGTCGTAGTTGGAAGGATTGGTAGAGAGGTCAGACTCTAAAGCTCGAAGCTGCTGTGTCTGCTCCGCTTCGTCTTCTGAATCGCTTGAGTCCGAGTCGCTATTGAGTTTCAGACTGCTCTCAGGGTTTTGAGCAGTGTCATCGTCCGCCATTTCAGTGTCATCTTTTATGGAAACCGAGGATTTCTCAAAATCCATTCTAGTTTCTTTTGCTtcgctttttttttttcctccttCTTTCGCTAAAAATAACTTCATTTCCTTCGTTCCAAGAGAAAGTAGGATTTTGGATTTAATTTACATCTTTTCGATTTGGTCcctgttttaaaataaattaatttattgtttttaaaCAGCAGCATAAAacgaaatttttttttcaatttgaaacTTCAATCTAATATCACCCGTCAACATTTTATTATTGTGATTCAATAGGgagatattttttaaattttaatgtttaaattaaacATTTGATATAAatgtaataaataatttaaaatgggtTCAATAAaccattaaaatgaaaaattcaggctaattaatttttaaaattaaaattgactTTTATCAAACAAACAACATAATTATTATCCCGagaacataattattattaaattttattatagttAGATGAGAATTTTgtaatttgtcataattaaacaaCTAAAAAGAATAAAAACATAATTGAATGACTACTAATGTAATTTACCATGATATAATTTACCATGACTACACCTATCATGTGAAGGAGTTTCACTAAATAACCTTCCATTCTATTTAAAAAGGAGGTAAACGGGACCATCTATTATTGCCAACAGAATCAGAAGGAAGACGCAAAACCAGTTCAAATTTGAATCAGCTGAATTACATTACATCTATATTAATAAAGCCTGCGACAAAATTACAATACTCCTCACAAAACCGTGTTTCACAATACAAATTCTCCAACCTATGAACCTGTAAACCAAGATCACAAGTGAACAAAGTCGATAATAACTTTTCACAACCTAATCAGCCATCTTGTATGCATCACTCCTGTGAAAGGTTATAATTCAGCTGAATAGACCAAGGTTCAATTGTTTTGCATCATATAAACCTGGATAGTGTGTATTTGGATCTTGGCTCTTCATCTCACTCTTAATATCTGCAATAGGGTCCAGCAGAAAATATCCGCATTATAATTTATAGTAGACAAAACTTGTGTTTGGACTAACATGATACGACTTCTTTTACTGACACACTGCACTTTGCATCTTCATTTCTATATGCTTTGAACTATGAGTTGCAAAAACTAGAAGACACTTTTGAATGGAAAACAAATTAGTATACAATATTTGGAAATTATAATCTGCTTAATGTCAAAGAAGACAAAAGCACTCACAGTTTGTGGCAGATTTCTTTCAGATGTCTAAaaccaaatttttagaacttgaaACAGCGTTccaattttttccctttttattactTTTCCTTTTTAGTAAGAGACTTCTCATTAAAATGCACAGTTGCAAGGAGGACAAACTCCGTACTTGCAGTAGATTTCATAGGTGTTGAGCTCTCCAATCAACTGCAAAGTTCTCATCACTGTCACTCTCACTGTCACTAGTTGACTCTTCACTGTTAGATTCCTGTCTATCAGTTTCCTTCCCCCTCTGACGCTTATTTGATCTAGAGGTCTCCAATTCCAGTTTCCTCTTCCACAATGTTTCCACTTTCTGCTTGTAAACCCTGAGTGaggaaaaagatgataaataaactaGATGACTATAATAAGAACTTGCCTTTTTATTCACAGTTAAAAAAGGTGGATGAGTGCCACAAACAGTGACAAGCACAAAAACTTACTTTTGCTCCAAAGATTCAGCCTCTTCAATCATTTCAGCTGCATCAATCTGCACGTTGAAAAACATATATTACTCATAAGTCTATATTGCAAACTGAATTACAAGGCAGGCAAAACAGCCGTAGTGGGTCTACAAGGAGATAAAAGGACCTAACCTCCTCTTCTTCCATACGATTGTCCACCTCTTGCAGATCTTCTTGAATCAACTTTTCAAATTCCTTGTACTCATCTCTGATCAGGAAACAGAATTAGTCAAGGTTATGTTTCAAAAAGAAATATACAGGTAGGAGAAATTTGGGGCCAATTATCTATTGCAAATTAAATCTTAAGGAAATGTGCAGCTCAAAAATCCCAGATTTTTATGTCACTGATTGGTGAATCATATGAAAACACCAAAATGTTTTCCAGTGTGCAGTGACCTCATATTTTCTTCATTTCCCTTAATTTCCTTTTAACTTTCAAATGTTAAGAGAAGCTAATCATGCAAAATAAATAGTTGGgtacaaaaaaataattaactcaTGCCACCCACATAATGAAGGGATGGAGAATATTTTTAACAAAGAATCATTTAAATGTTGAATTTTTAAGGTTTAAAAGTGttggaattccttaaattaagcagattttctaccttagttctaggaatttccttgtactattagccataatcaaattactaatttttagggataggctaatttctagagattatttcctttttatttttcctgctattcTTTAAAAGGCTGTAGTCAGATTAGAAGAAATAAGAATAATTCTTCTTCCTAAATTTGTACATGGTATCAGAGTATCAGGAATTCAGTAGATCCtgctctttcttctcttttcttgttCTGTTTTCTCTGTTAGAAACCCTACTGCATGGGTG harbors:
- the LOC128289118 gene encoding protein ABA AND ROS SENSITIVE 1-like produces the protein MEEEEIDAAEMIEEAESLEQKVYKQKVETLWKRKLELETSRSNKRQRGKETDRQESNSEESTSDSESDSDENFAVDWRAQHL